In one window of Ferriphaselus amnicola DNA:
- the modD gene encoding ModD protein, with amino-acid sequence MSYLALSDEELLRLLSDDVPCGDLTTETSGIGQQTARLEFRARQDMVVCAIEEAARLFTLSGATSDVHVCSGQSVSQSTLLLEAQGTAQSLHRVWKTAQVLVEWASGISTSAAAIVQAAAPVSVACTRKNVPGTKALSVKAVRAGGATMHRLGLSESLLLFAEHRLFLNETQTATVARYKRAEPERKLVVEVANVSEAMLWAQAGADVLQVEKFTTEAVAECRAALDLAKLQTKLAAAGGVNAVNAVDYVRAGADFLVTSAPYTAPPRDIQVNFFLA; translated from the coding sequence ATGAGTTATCTGGCGTTAAGTGATGAGGAATTGCTGCGCTTGTTGAGCGACGATGTGCCGTGTGGCGATCTCACGACCGAGACTTCGGGGATCGGGCAACAAACCGCACGTCTGGAATTCCGTGCGCGGCAAGACATGGTGGTGTGTGCCATTGAAGAAGCGGCGCGGTTGTTCACACTAAGTGGAGCGACAAGCGATGTGCATGTCTGCTCCGGTCAGTCCGTCAGCCAAAGTACATTGTTGCTTGAAGCGCAGGGCACAGCGCAGAGCCTGCACCGTGTGTGGAAAACAGCGCAGGTTCTGGTGGAGTGGGCGAGTGGCATCAGCACGTCTGCCGCCGCGATTGTGCAAGCAGCCGCGCCCGTTTCGGTAGCCTGCACGCGCAAGAATGTGCCGGGAACTAAGGCGCTTTCAGTGAAGGCCGTGCGCGCGGGTGGCGCCACCATGCATAGGCTGGGTTTGTCGGAATCATTACTTTTGTTTGCCGAACATCGTTTGTTCCTGAATGAGACTCAGACGGCTACCGTCGCGCGCTATAAACGAGCCGAACCGGAAAGGAAGTTGGTCGTTGAGGTCGCCAATGTCTCGGAGGCGATGCTCTGGGCACAGGCAGGAGCCGATGTCCTGCAAGTGGAAAAATTCACTACCGAGGCCGTGGCTGAATGTCGTGCCGCATTGGATCTTGCAAAGCTGCAAACCAAGCTTGCGGCGGCAGGTGGTGTCAACGCGGTCAATGCGGTGGATTATGTGCGCGCAGGCGCAGATTTTCTGGTGACGTCCGCACCATATACGGCACCACCAAGAGACATCCAAGTGAACTTTTTTCTTGCTTAG
- a CDS encoding AAA family ATPase, whose translation MKLRIERPYVEAMIKAFPRLDDLTEQLRFGNSAEVAFSQLADEEVTFLREIYGRGDADQRARAAQLGTLQHAMNDEGPRFEGDDLEPLVPAIANFLIKDAIRGWLFSAAITGKPTAWVVTRIDFTPPSNDEAGRVLIELKANAKGRLASVNVMFLPRDLGNRTVAEIFAAKGYIKETPELIRNYDEAARRYFDWRGRYGAQFSGHGVGYYAENPTATHRDTDWARKDIVVMSSGGGSARLVNDEGILTDRVLGLDSNGDILGRYLRRASKSLRFKSDDEVEKLQAEMPKGVFTQLPVHFYMLMFHLELHHYLWVHVNDIEPYAYQPALKNKLILPEEQTDLIDILTAEMDVLMDDIIAGKSGGTTVLCAGPAGVGKTLTAEVYAEIIRRPLYRVHSGQLGLNVAAMEVALKDVLTRAQRWGAVMLIDEADVYIRRRDDNIATNAVVGVFLRVLEYFNGLLFLTTNRVDDIDEAIISRCIALIKYHQPDAEARRRIWRVMTEQFDLKVDERLLLQLADLFPSASGRDIKGLSKLVSKYCHQKKVPPNLEAFKRCSVFRGLEFEKQKV comes from the coding sequence ATGAAATTGCGTATCGAGCGGCCTTATGTCGAGGCCATGATCAAAGCATTTCCGCGACTGGACGATTTGACGGAGCAACTGCGCTTTGGCAATAGTGCCGAGGTTGCATTCAGCCAGTTGGCAGATGAGGAAGTGACTTTCTTGCGTGAGATTTATGGGCGTGGTGACGCAGATCAGCGTGCCCGAGCGGCACAGTTGGGTACTCTGCAACACGCAATGAACGATGAAGGCCCGCGCTTTGAGGGCGATGACCTTGAGCCGCTGGTTCCCGCCATTGCCAATTTTCTGATCAAGGATGCGATTCGAGGTTGGCTGTTCAGCGCCGCTATCACGGGCAAGCCTACTGCGTGGGTAGTGACCCGGATCGACTTCACTCCGCCTTCCAACGATGAAGCAGGTCGCGTCCTGATCGAGCTAAAAGCCAATGCCAAAGGTCGCTTGGCCAGTGTCAATGTGATGTTCCTGCCCCGTGATTTGGGAAATCGAACCGTGGCTGAGATCTTTGCGGCCAAGGGTTACATTAAAGAAACGCCGGAACTGATTCGCAACTATGACGAGGCGGCTAGGCGTTATTTTGATTGGCGCGGGCGCTATGGCGCACAGTTTTCAGGTCATGGCGTCGGCTATTACGCCGAAAATCCCACCGCCACCCACCGCGATACCGATTGGGCGCGCAAAGACATCGTGGTGATGTCCTCTGGCGGGGGAAGCGCACGCTTGGTCAACGATGAGGGCATCCTGACCGACCGAGTATTGGGGCTCGACAGTAACGGCGATATTCTCGGACGCTATTTACGTCGCGCCTCGAAAAGTCTGCGTTTTAAGTCGGATGATGAAGTAGAGAAGCTGCAAGCCGAGATGCCCAAGGGCGTTTTCACTCAGCTGCCCGTGCATTTTTACATGCTCATGTTTCATTTGGAGCTGCATCACTACCTATGGGTGCATGTGAACGATATTGAGCCGTATGCATATCAGCCCGCGTTGAAAAACAAGTTGATCCTGCCGGAAGAGCAGACCGACCTGATCGATATTCTGACCGCCGAGATGGACGTACTGATGGATGACATCATCGCAGGCAAGTCAGGCGGAACGACGGTGTTGTGTGCCGGCCCTGCAGGTGTGGGAAAAACGCTGACAGCGGAAGTGTATGCCGAGATAATCAGACGCCCCTTGTATCGTGTACATTCAGGCCAACTTGGGCTCAATGTCGCGGCGATGGAAGTCGCCCTGAAGGATGTGTTGACCCGTGCGCAGCGTTGGGGGGCGGTGATGTTGATCGATGAGGCGGACGTGTACATTCGCCGCCGGGATGACAACATTGCCACCAATGCTGTCGTCGGTGTCTTCCTGCGCGTGTTGGAATATTTCAACGGCCTGCTGTTCCTTACCACCAATCGTGTTGACGACATCGATGAGGCGATCATTTCACGCTGCATCGCGTTGATAAAGTATCACCAGCCGGATGCGGAGGCGCGGCGACGTATCTGGCGAGTGATGACCGAGCAGTTCGACTTGAAGGTGGATGAACGCCTGCTGTTGCAATTGGCTGACCTTTTCCCCTCGGCTTCGGGGCGTGACATCAAGGGGCTGAGTAAACTGGTATCCAAGTATTGTCATCAAAAAAAGGTACCGCCGAATCTGGAAGCCTTCAAGCGCTGCTCCGTGTTTCGCGGGCTAGAGTTTGAGAAGCAAAAGGTTTAG
- a CDS encoding GNAT family N-acetyltransferase, with the protein MIELGFARAEDLPRLADLLAELFTLESDFQPMRDKQLRGLRLILDNPALGQLFVLRVDGAVAGMANALITVSTAEGGRVVLLEDVIVSRAHRGGGLGRQLVEQVLDWARQQGYRRITLLADQNNHAAWVFYRKLGFEASQMGVLRKAL; encoded by the coding sequence TTGATTGAACTTGGTTTTGCCCGCGCAGAGGATCTGCCACGACTCGCCGACCTACTCGCTGAGCTGTTCACCCTCGAAAGCGACTTCCAGCCCATGCGCGACAAGCAACTGCGCGGCCTGCGCCTGATCCTCGACAACCCGGCGCTGGGGCAGTTATTCGTGCTGCGCGTCGATGGCGCGGTGGCTGGCATGGCCAACGCCCTCATTACCGTCAGCACGGCGGAAGGCGGACGCGTGGTGTTGCTGGAAGACGTGATTGTCAGTCGCGCCCATCGCGGCGGCGGGCTAGGGCGGCAATTGGTCGAACAGGTGCTGGACTGGGCGCGTCAGCAAGGCTACCGCCGCATCACCTTGTTAGCAGACCAAAATAACCACGCCGCTTGGGTGTTCTACCGCAAGCTGGGTTTCGAGGCTTCGCAGATGGGCGTGTTGCGCAAAGCGTTGTAG
- the cydP gene encoding cytochrome oxidase putative small subunit CydP — MKITKRFSIKRTLAWEIFFALLFKGALLFLLWWTFFSHAPSKDVIAATVAERISGSAHDFSLIPRSEP, encoded by the coding sequence ATGAAAATCACTAAACGATTCTCGATCAAACGCACCTTGGCTTGGGAGATTTTCTTTGCCTTGTTGTTCAAGGGCGCACTGCTGTTTCTGTTGTGGTGGACCTTCTTCTCACACGCGCCCAGTAAGGATGTCATCGCCGCAACGGTGGCAGAGCGCATCTCCGGCAGCGCTCATGATTTTTCATTAATTCCAAGGAGCGAGCCATGA
- a CDS encoding cytochrome ubiquinol oxidase subunit I, producing MIDPAAVDLARLQFAITALYHFIFVPLTLGLTFLLVIMETVYVMTGKQIYRDMTKFWGKLFGINFALGVTTGLTMEFQFGTNWAYYSHYVGDIFGAPLAIEGLLAFFLESTFVGLFFFGWDRLSKVGHLTVTCLVAIGSNLSAVLILIANGWMQNPVGAEFNPVTMRMEMTSFWDLVFNPAAQAKFVHTVSSGYVTASVFVLGISSWYLLKGRDLEFARRSFRIAAAFGLASALSVVVLGDESGYAVTEHQKTKLAAMEGMWKTEEAPAGLTVFGIPDEANRTNHAEVKIPYLLGLIATRSNDTVLPGIDQLEVTLKKRIESGIIAVAALERMRKNKADVEAAELFSAHKVDMGYGLLLKKYTEDVTQATPEMLMQAVGDAIPPVAPLFWSFRIMVALGIAFIALFAIAFWSSAKNSFEKKPWLLRWALWFIPMPWIATQVGWIVAEVGRQPWTVHGVLPTHLSVSSVTSGEVMLSLAGFFTFYTLLLVAELYLMFKYARLGPSSLGTGAYHFESSGGMTKGAVSAPVPKKEY from the coding sequence ATGATTGATCCGGCTGCCGTTGACCTTGCGCGGTTGCAGTTCGCCATCACCGCGCTGTACCACTTCATTTTCGTGCCGCTCACTTTAGGACTGACGTTCCTGCTGGTGATCATGGAAACGGTCTATGTCATGACCGGCAAGCAGATCTACCGCGACATGACCAAGTTCTGGGGCAAGCTGTTCGGCATCAACTTCGCCTTGGGGGTGACGACGGGGCTGACCATGGAATTCCAGTTCGGCACCAACTGGGCGTATTACTCTCATTACGTGGGCGACATCTTCGGTGCGCCGCTGGCGATCGAGGGGCTGCTTGCCTTTTTCCTCGAATCGACCTTCGTTGGCCTGTTCTTCTTTGGATGGGATCGACTGTCAAAAGTCGGGCACTTGACAGTCACTTGCCTAGTGGCGATCGGCTCCAATCTATCGGCGGTATTGATCTTAATCGCTAACGGCTGGATGCAGAACCCAGTCGGTGCGGAGTTCAATCCTGTCACTATGCGCATGGAAATGACCAGCTTCTGGGATTTGGTGTTCAACCCAGCGGCACAGGCCAAGTTCGTGCATACCGTGTCGTCCGGCTACGTGACGGCTTCGGTATTCGTGCTTGGCATCTCGTCCTGGTATCTGCTCAAGGGGCGCGATCTGGAGTTCGCACGCCGTTCTTTCCGTATCGCCGCCGCGTTCGGTCTGGCTTCAGCACTGTCGGTCGTAGTATTGGGCGATGAGTCGGGATATGCCGTGACCGAGCACCAGAAAACTAAGCTCGCTGCGATGGAAGGCATGTGGAAGACCGAAGAGGCACCGGCTGGACTGACGGTGTTCGGTATTCCCGACGAAGCCAATCGCACTAACCATGCCGAGGTGAAGATCCCTTATCTATTGGGGCTCATCGCTACCCGTTCCAACGATACCGTACTGCCCGGTATCGACCAGCTAGAGGTCACCCTCAAGAAGCGTATCGAGAGCGGCATCATCGCCGTAGCCGCGCTCGAACGTATGCGCAAAAACAAGGCCGATGTCGAGGCAGCAGAGCTATTTTCTGCCCACAAGGTCGATATGGGTTACGGTTTGTTGCTGAAGAAATACACCGAGGATGTCACTCAAGCAACGCCAGAGATGCTGATGCAGGCAGTGGGTGATGCGATCCCGCCAGTCGCGCCGCTGTTCTGGAGTTTCCGCATCATGGTGGCCTTGGGGATCGCCTTCATCGCCCTGTTCGCCATCGCCTTCTGGTCGTCCGCGAAGAATTCCTTCGAGAAGAAACCTTGGCTGCTGCGCTGGGCGCTGTGGTTCATCCCCATGCCTTGGATTGCGACACAAGTGGGCTGGATCGTCGCCGAAGTAGGGCGCCAGCCGTGGACGGTGCATGGCGTGCTGCCCACACATCTGTCTGTCTCTAGCGTGACCTCCGGCGAAGTGATGTTGTCACTGGCGGGCTTCTTCACTTTCTACACGCTGCTGTTGGTAGCTGAACTGTACCTGATGTTCAAGTACGCCCGCCTTGGGCCATCCAGCCTCGGCACAGGCGCTTACCACTTCGAGTCGAGCGGCGGCATGACTAAGGGAGCAGTGTCTGCTCCCGTTCCCAAAAAGGAGTATTAG
- the cydB gene encoding cytochrome d ubiquinol oxidase subunit II: MFDYETLKLIWWLLVGVLLVGFAVMDGHDMGMGALLPFVAKSDSERRVLINSVAPHWDGNQVWFITAGGAIFAAWPLVYATAFSGLYFALMAVLWAMFFRPVGFDFRSKVADPRWRTAWDWGLFVGSAIPALLFGVAFGNVLLGVPFHYDDTMRSSYTGTFWALLNPFSLLAGLLSLSMIAFHGANYLIVRTEGVIQQRASRAALICGGLMVVVFAVCGVLVANISGYVLISGPAAGVMQSPLDKVVEMQAGAWFGNFAKMPLLWIIPALGFIGALAGMFFAAKLKGVFAFVSSSVAMLGVIFTAGIAMFPFVLPSSSMPAHSLTAWDCVSSQRTLGIMFWVALIMTPIVIAYTGWAYRIMRGKITVAHIEANDHSLY, from the coding sequence ATGTTCGATTACGAGACACTCAAACTGATCTGGTGGTTGTTGGTTGGCGTGTTGCTGGTGGGCTTTGCCGTAATGGACGGTCACGACATGGGGATGGGCGCTTTGCTGCCCTTCGTCGCCAAGTCCGACAGCGAACGTCGCGTACTCATCAATAGCGTGGCACCGCACTGGGATGGTAATCAAGTCTGGTTCATCACTGCAGGTGGTGCCATCTTTGCAGCATGGCCGCTGGTCTATGCCACCGCATTTTCCGGTTTGTACTTTGCCCTGATGGCCGTGTTGTGGGCGATGTTCTTTCGTCCTGTTGGCTTTGACTTCCGCAGCAAAGTAGCCGATCCGCGCTGGCGAACCGCGTGGGATTGGGGGCTGTTCGTCGGCTCGGCCATCCCTGCGTTGTTGTTTGGCGTGGCTTTCGGCAACGTACTGCTTGGCGTACCGTTCCACTACGATGACACCATGCGTTCGAGCTATACCGGCACGTTCTGGGCATTGCTCAATCCATTCTCCTTACTGGCCGGATTGCTCAGCCTGTCGATGATCGCCTTTCACGGTGCGAACTACCTCATCGTGCGTACCGAAGGGGTGATCCAGCAACGTGCCAGCCGTGCTGCGTTGATCTGTGGCGGACTGATGGTGGTGGTGTTCGCCGTGTGTGGCGTTCTGGTCGCGAACATCTCAGGCTATGTGCTGATCTCCGGCCCCGCAGCAGGCGTGATGCAAAGTCCGCTGGATAAAGTGGTGGAGATGCAGGCAGGAGCCTGGTTCGGTAACTTTGCCAAAATGCCGCTGCTATGGATCATTCCCGCCCTCGGCTTCATCGGGGCGCTGGCGGGCATGTTCTTTGCAGCGAAACTGAAGGGTGTGTTTGCATTCGTTTCCAGTTCGGTAGCGATGTTAGGCGTGATCTTCACCGCTGGGATCGCCATGTTTCCCTTCGTGCTGCCTTCCAGCTCGATGCCCGCGCACAGCTTGACCGCATGGGATTGCGTATCCAGTCAGCGCACACTGGGCATCATGTTCTGGGTGGCGCTGATCATGACTCCCATCGTGATCGCCTATACCGGCTGGGCCTACCGCATCATGCGCGGCAAGATCACCGTTGCGCACATCGAAGCTAACGATCATTCACTTTATTAA
- the cydX gene encoding cytochrome bd-I oxidase subunit CydX: MWYFAWVLGVSAAVMVSVLNAMWYEAQECAKEEAR, translated from the coding sequence ATGTGGTACTTCGCTTGGGTACTTGGAGTCTCAGCCGCCGTGATGGTGTCGGTGCTTAATGCTATGTGGTACGAGGCGCAGGAGTGCGCAAAAGAAGAGGCACGTTGA
- a CDS encoding ATP-binding protein encodes MKKLYFQIYLGVIGSLALLVVSAGAFFHFQGENSPQNQLFQTMRDVIVLALPTPDAPDAQQQAVLEKLARPSLPRISLYAADHRLLAHTGEALPPPAADARDNDWLRRPDRDSAWAMHLPDGRWLLAQPQHDRPHTPLPLIVTLALIGLVVALVAYPMTRRMTKRLEGLKQAVESLGAGDFNTRVETRGCDEVSSLAKSFNLAAERIESLLGAHKQLLANASHELRSPLTRIRLALEMQAEHPVPELQAEMRQSLAELDQLIEEILLASRLDTTREPLHADEIDLAALLAEECARNDASYEAVPLTLNGDERLLRRLLRNLLENARRHGGDTVQAELERNAQRAVIRICDNGKGIAAEERERIFEPFYRPAGSREKEGSHGLGLALVRQIAERHGGIVRCLPRDTGGACFEVSLPLPH; translated from the coding sequence ATGAAAAAACTGTATTTCCAAATCTATCTCGGCGTGATCGGCAGCTTGGCGCTACTGGTAGTGTCGGCGGGCGCGTTCTTCCATTTTCAGGGCGAGAACTCGCCGCAGAACCAACTGTTCCAAACCATGCGCGATGTAATCGTGCTGGCGCTGCCCACACCGGATGCGCCCGATGCGCAGCAGCAGGCCGTGCTGGAAAAGCTGGCTCGCCCTTCGCTGCCGCGCATCTCCTTATATGCCGCCGACCATCGCTTGCTGGCGCACACTGGCGAAGCCTTGCCGCCACCCGCAGCCGACGCGCGCGATAACGACTGGCTGCGCCGCCCCGACCGCGATTCGGCTTGGGCGATGCATCTACCGGATGGCCGCTGGTTGCTGGCGCAGCCGCAGCACGACCGCCCGCACACCCCGCTGCCGCTGATCGTGACGTTGGCGCTGATCGGACTGGTGGTGGCACTAGTCGCCTATCCGATGACGCGCCGGATGACCAAACGGCTGGAGGGATTGAAACAGGCGGTGGAGTCACTGGGCGCGGGCGACTTCAACACCCGCGTCGAGACACGCGGCTGCGACGAAGTCAGCTCGCTGGCGAAGAGTTTCAACCTCGCCGCCGAGCGCATCGAATCGCTACTCGGCGCGCACAAACAACTGCTGGCCAACGCCTCGCACGAACTGCGCTCGCCGCTGACGCGCATCCGTCTGGCGCTGGAGATGCAGGCCGAGCACCCCGTGCCGGAACTGCAAGCCGAGATGCGCCAAAGCCTCGCCGAGCTGGATCAGCTCATCGAAGAGATCCTGCTCGCCAGCCGTCTGGACACGACGCGCGAACCGCTGCACGCCGACGAGATCGACCTCGCTGCCCTGCTGGCGGAAGAATGCGCGCGCAACGACGCGAGCTACGAAGCCGTGCCGCTCACGCTCAACGGTGACGAGCGCTTGTTGCGCCGCCTGCTGCGCAACCTGCTAGAGAACGCGCGACGACACGGAGGCGATACGGTGCAAGCGGAATTGGAGCGGAACGCGCAACGCGCCGTCATCCGCATCTGCGACAATGGCAAAGGCATCGCAGCCGAAGAGCGCGAACGCATCTTCGAACCGTTCTACCGCCCGGCGGGGAGCCGCGAAAAGGAAGGGAGTCATGGTCTTGGACTGGCGCTGGTACGCCAGATCGCAGAGCGGCACGGCGGCATAGTGCGCTGTCTGCCGCGAGACACAGGCGGCGCATGTTTCGAAGTCAGCTTGCCCTTGCCCCACTAG
- a CDS encoding response regulator yields the protein MNHRILIIDDDERLCAMLQQYLGNAGYSVAARHAIAPGLLALKQASFDALVLDLMLPDGDGLDACRQLRVFSSIPVLMLTARGEAMDRILGLEMGADDYLPKPFEPRELLARLKAILRRGTPSNSDVLRFGRLEIDRGARLVRVDGKPCEMTSYQFDLLLALAERPGRVMSREQLLDAVKGEPLEAFDRTIDVHISRIRAAVEDDPKHPRRILTLRGAGYVFARSQDEQERGA from the coding sequence ATGAACCATCGCATCCTCATCATCGACGACGACGAACGCTTGTGCGCCATGTTGCAGCAGTATCTGGGCAATGCCGGTTACAGCGTGGCGGCGCGCCATGCTATCGCGCCCGGCCTGCTCGCGTTGAAGCAAGCGTCGTTCGACGCGCTGGTGCTGGATTTGATGTTGCCGGATGGCGACGGGCTGGATGCGTGCCGCCAGTTGCGCGTGTTCTCCTCCATTCCGGTGCTGATGTTGACCGCGCGTGGCGAGGCGATGGATCGCATTCTCGGCTTGGAGATGGGCGCGGATGATTATCTGCCCAAGCCGTTCGAGCCGCGCGAGTTGCTGGCTAGACTCAAGGCCATCTTGCGACGCGGTACGCCGAGCAACAGCGATGTGCTGCGCTTCGGCAGGCTGGAGATCGACCGTGGCGCGCGGCTGGTGCGGGTGGATGGCAAGCCCTGCGAGATGACTTCGTACCAGTTCGACCTGCTACTCGCGCTGGCCGAACGACCGGGCCGAGTGATGAGCCGCGAACAGTTGCTGGATGCAGTGAAGGGCGAGCCGCTGGAAGCCTTCGACCGCACCATCGACGTACACATCTCGCGCATACGCGCGGCCGTCGAAGACGATCCCAAGCATCCGCGCCGCATCCTCACCTTGCGTGGCGCAGGCTATGTGTTCGCCCGCAGTCAGGACGAACAGGAGCGCGGCGCATGA
- a CDS encoding Spy/CpxP family protein refolding chaperone has protein sequence MSEQTTHQDSNNESKSRCCGSQRDERHCHGGHRGRCFGKILGVMLVFGLGFFAGKSYACELGMGHGGPQAFMSGKPLNVELASKFADKRMQHLLDEVKANDAQKAKASGIVKASLEKGAPLAEKLRDNHVQMRKLMSAASLDKVAIEALRAEQIKLTDEASKLATQTMQEVAEVLTPEQRAKLAEKMESRHGWMHHG, from the coding sequence ATGAGCGAACAAACCACCCATCAAGATTCCAATAACGAAAGCAAGAGCCGCTGCTGCGGTAGTCAGCGGGATGAGCGTCATTGCCATGGCGGGCATCGCGGTCGCTGTTTCGGCAAGATACTCGGTGTCATGCTGGTATTCGGCTTAGGTTTCTTTGCGGGCAAGTCGTATGCCTGCGAGCTGGGCATGGGGCATGGCGGACCGCAAGCGTTCATGTCCGGCAAGCCGCTGAATGTAGAGCTGGCGAGCAAGTTCGCGGACAAGCGCATGCAGCATCTGCTGGATGAGGTGAAGGCGAACGATGCGCAGAAAGCCAAGGCTTCCGGCATCGTGAAGGCTTCGTTGGAGAAAGGCGCACCACTGGCCGAGAAGCTACGCGACAATCATGTGCAGATGCGCAAACTGATGTCGGCGGCGAGCCTAGACAAAGTAGCTATCGAGGCGTTGCGTGCTGAGCAGATCAAGCTGACCGACGAGGCGAGCAAGCTGGCAACGCAGACCATGCAAGAGGTCGCCGAGGTGCTGACTCCGGAGCAACGCGCCAAGTTGGCTGAGAAGATGGAGTCGCGCCACGGCTGGATGCATCACGGTTAA
- a CDS encoding SRPBCC domain-containing protein — protein sequence MNTFTNTRKLHATPSAVFAAMQDPARLARWWGPSGFSNRFDVFEFRAGGRWLFDMIGPDGKEYPNESVFLSIEADRQVVIQHTCLPHFTLTITLEPSAEGTLVHWEQVFADASFANAMRHILEPANEQNLDRLSAEVCLGNVPSA from the coding sequence ATGAACACCTTCACTAACACCCGCAAGCTACACGCCACACCTTCCGCCGTCTTTGCCGCCATGCAAGACCCTGCCCGTCTCGCCCGTTGGTGGGGACCGAGCGGATTCTCGAATCGCTTTGACGTGTTCGAGTTTCGAGCTGGTGGCCGGTGGTTGTTCGATATGATCGGCCCGGACGGCAAGGAGTATCCCAACGAATCTGTCTTCCTCAGCATCGAAGCTGACCGACAAGTCGTCATCCAGCACACCTGTCTGCCCCACTTCACCCTCACCATCACACTGGAACCTTCCGCCGAGGGTACCTTGGTGCATTGGGAACAGGTGTTTGCCGATGCCTCGTTCGCCAACGCGATGCGCCACATTCTGGAACCCGCCAACGAGCAGAACCTTGATCGCTTGAGCGCCGAAGTTTGTCTAGGCAACGTGCCCTCTGCCTAA
- a CDS encoding sterol desaturase family protein, which yields MLKIILAIFVGCYVLERMIPGWKLPHVKTWPVRVLLINAVQLGVVILAGYTWEIWFSSWAVFNLSNYVSPAVGGCIAYFIATFVFYWWHRWRHEVDFLWVGFHQIHHSPQRLEVITSFYKHPGEMVVNSILGSLLVYTLLGLSIEAGAIYTFCTAIGEFFYHTNVKTPQWVGYLFQRPEMHRIHHQFDRHKNNYGDIVWWDMLFGTYENPKEWVHTCGFTPEKEEYLLDMLAYKDVNKKS from the coding sequence ATGCTCAAGATCATATTGGCCATATTCGTAGGTTGTTATGTCTTAGAAAGAATGATCCCTGGTTGGAAGCTGCCCCATGTGAAGACGTGGCCAGTCAGAGTCTTGCTTATCAATGCAGTTCAACTTGGCGTGGTGATTCTGGCGGGCTACACCTGGGAGATTTGGTTCTCTTCTTGGGCAGTCTTTAACTTGTCGAATTATGTTTCACCTGCTGTCGGCGGCTGCATCGCGTACTTTATCGCTACGTTTGTGTTTTATTGGTGGCATAGATGGCGTCATGAAGTTGACTTTCTGTGGGTCGGCTTTCATCAGATCCACCATAGTCCACAACGCCTTGAGGTTATCACTTCCTTCTATAAGCATCCTGGTGAGATGGTTGTTAACTCCATTCTTGGTAGTCTATTGGTATATACCTTACTTGGCCTGTCAATCGAAGCGGGGGCGATCTATACGTTCTGTACTGCCATTGGTGAGTTTTTCTATCACACCAATGTAAAGACTCCGCAATGGGTTGGCTACCTGTTCCAGCGCCCAGAAATGCATCGGATCCACCATCAATTCGATCGCCACAAAAACAATTACGGCGACATCGTGTGGTGGGACATGTTATTCGGAACCTACGAGAATCCTAAAGAATGGGTCCATACGTGTGGTTTCACTCCTGAGAAAGAGGAGTACCTACTCGACATGTTGGCTTATAAGGATGTGAATAAGAAGTCATGA